The following are encoded together in the Anopheles nili chromosome 3, idAnoNiliSN_F5_01, whole genome shotgun sequence genome:
- the LOC128725269 gene encoding ribosome maturation protein SBDS has protein sequence MPKIFTPTNQIRLTNVAVVRMKKSGRRFEIACYKNKVLSWRSGAEKDLDEVLQTAAVFSNVSKGEIAKKDELQKAFGTDDLPKICQEILAKGELQVSERERQDQLDSLFKEIATIVAEKCVNPETKRPYPVSIIEKSMKDNHYSIKSHRKAKQQALDVIRLLKETIPLERAKMRLKLVVPGIESKHLKQRLAKLSSTSETVIEREEWEGEQLTLTCLIDPGHFREIDDIVRTDTKGSGTIEVLNLKEMKEGEEILE, from the coding sequence ATGCCCAAAATATTTACACCAACAAATCAGATACGATTGACAAACGTAGCCGTggttcgaatgaaaaaaagtggCAGACGCTTCGAGATTGCGTGTTACAAAAACAAGGTGCTTTCATGGCGATCAGGTGCAGAAAAAGACTTGGATGAAGTATTGCAAACAGCAGCCGTATTTAGTAATGTAAGCAAGGGGGAAATTGCTAAAAAAGACGAATTGCAGAAAGCATTCGGTACAGACGATTTGCCGAAGATTTGCCAAGAAATATTAGCCAAAGGCGAGCTGCAGGTGTCAGAACGAGAGCGGCAGGATCAACTGGACTCTTTGTTCAAAGAGATCGCTACGATCGTTGCTGAAAAGTGTGTAAATCCCGAAACCAAGCGTCCTTATCCGGTTTCGATAATCGAAAAATCTATGAAAGATAATCACTATTCCATCAAATCTCATCGTAAAGCTAAACAGCAGGCGTTAGATGTAATTCGGCTGCTAAAAGAAACGATTCCGCTGGAGCGTGCCAAAATGCGATTGAAGTTAGTTGTACCAGGTATCGAATCAAAACACCTAAAGCAGCGCCTTGCTAAGCTTAGTTCTACTTCTGAGACCGTTATTGAACGAGAAGAATGGGAAGGCGAACAGCTTACTCTAACGTGCCTCATAGACCCAGGACACTTTCGAGAAATAGATGACATCGTTCGAACAGATACCAAAGGTTCAGGCACAATAGAAGTTTTGAATTTAAAGGAAATGAAAGAGGGTGAAGAAATTTTGGAATGA
- the LOC128725268 gene encoding inactive hydroxysteroid dehydrogenase-like protein 1: MLMLLTTIIGAYSIICWIYENLRTPFLLLLKWIQQQFEKDRQDLFSQKYGSWAVITGSSDGIGKGYASYLASQGMKVLLVARNESKLKRVAEEITAKHGLETRIFVADFSKGEEIYDKLAIALNKLDIGILVNNVGIINEKPIQTDKMERRLMWDLININVGAATLLCNIVIPSMKQRKRGLIINVSSLSSLAPTPYLNVYAATKAYITSFSLALHEELAPYGIECQTVSPGFVHTSMTDYLAPANGQQKSAPLHLVKVNDMIRYAGFTIAKVDQTTGHWSHGVQTALLKALPLSLRLRVYAKLYTYLLKKHSTIEH; encoded by the exons ATGTTAATGCTACTAACTACGATTATTGGAGCGTATAGTATAATCTGCTGGATCTACGAAAACCTTCGTACTccttttctgttgctgttgaaatgGATTCAACAGCAATTTGAAAAGGATAGACAAGATTTATTTTCACAGAAATACGGTTCTTGGGCAG TTATTACCGGTAGTTCCGATGGAATCGGCAAAGGATATGCAAGCTATTTAGCCAGTCAAGGTATGAAAGTACTGCTTGTTGCTCGCAATGAGAGCAAACTAAAACGAGTGGCCGAAGAAATCACGGCCAAACATGGCTTAGAAACCCGCATTTTCGTAGCTGACTTTTCAAAGGGAGAAGAAATTTACGACAAACTTGCAATAGCGTTGAACAAGCTGGATATAGGCATCCTGG TTAATAATGTGGGAATCATCAACGAAAAACCTATCCAGACAGATAAAATGGAAAGGCGTTTAATGTGGGATCTAATCAACATCAATGTAGGAGCTGCAACGCTTCTGTGCAATATTGTAATTCCTTCAATGAAGCAACGCAAACGTGGATTAATCATAAATGTTTCTTCACTCTCATCGCTCGCTCCAACTCCTTATCTAAATGTGTATGCTGCAACAAAAGCTTACATAACGAGTTTTTCGCTTGCATTACATGAAGAGCTTGCACCTTACGGGATCGAGTGCCAAACCGTATCACCAGGTTTTGTACACACGAGTATGACGGATTATCTAGCACCAGCAAATGGACAACAAAAATCTGCACCGTTACACCTTGTAAAGGTCAATGATATGATACGGTACGCAGGATTCACCATCGCTAAAGTCGATCAAACCACTGGCCACTGGTCGCACGGCGTGCAA ACCGCTTTACTTAAAGCGCTGCCGTTATCATTGAGACTTCGAGTATACGCCAAACTGTATACATACCTTTTGAAGAAACATTCCACCATTGAGCACTAA